The Oscillospiraceae bacterium genome contains a region encoding:
- a CDS encoding MATE family efflux transporter — translation MTGGKPITGQFWRYALPSMFSQLLNSFFIIVDGFFVGQNLGDAGLAAINVAWPLVAVIQAASLAIGTGGAVRLATALGRGEEEEALRVRGNTLVLLGLAAALLGGGLYLGYPYLLPLMGANAELYPLAAEYCRVVCVLAACQVATTGMLPLVRGSGRAVAAMWVMVLGLLGNIGLDWLFIHQFQWGLAGAAFATALAQGLCAAAAAPVLLCHRGRPVRAAQFRIQWGRVRGILHYGISPFGLSLSTSVILLITNLRALRYGGTRGVAVYAVLSYVLGSVIPLVSGVGDGIQPLLSYARGAGDQHALAGLRRKGLGLALGAAAVCSAVCFALRATLPLVFGASPAATAEGAAAMWTLAAAYPFMAVLRFYCSYFCAVGEPKASSILAYGEPLAAQPVFLFTLPLLWGLEGVWIAYPAAVAVMAATALWLLRRHLALRPQAGGEGAA, via the coding sequence ATGACCGGCGGAAAACCCATCACCGGGCAATTCTGGCGCTATGCGCTGCCCAGCATGTTCAGCCAGCTGCTGAACAGCTTTTTTATCATTGTGGACGGCTTTTTTGTGGGCCAGAACCTGGGAGACGCGGGGCTGGCGGCCATCAACGTGGCCTGGCCCCTGGTGGCGGTGATCCAGGCGGCGAGCCTGGCCATCGGCACCGGCGGCGCAGTGCGCCTTGCCACGGCCCTTGGCCGGGGCGAGGAGGAGGAAGCCCTGCGGGTGCGGGGCAACACCCTGGTGCTGCTGGGCCTGGCGGCGGCCCTGCTGGGAGGCGGGCTGTACCTGGGCTACCCCTACCTGCTGCCCCTGATGGGGGCCAATGCGGAATTGTACCCGCTGGCGGCGGAATACTGCCGGGTGGTGTGCGTTCTGGCGGCCTGCCAGGTGGCCACCACCGGCATGCTGCCCCTGGTGCGGGGTTCGGGGCGGGCGGTGGCGGCCATGTGGGTGATGGTGCTGGGCCTTTTGGGGAACATCGGCCTGGACTGGCTGTTCATCCATCAGTTCCAATGGGGGCTGGCAGGCGCGGCGTTTGCCACGGCGCTGGCCCAGGGCCTGTGCGCGGCTGCTGCGGCGCCGGTGCTGCTGTGCCACAGGGGGCGGCCGGTGCGGGCCGCACAGTTCCGCATACAGTGGGGGCGGGTGCGGGGAATCCTGCACTATGGGATTTCCCCCTTTGGGCTCTCGCTCTCCACCAGCGTGATCCTGCTGATCACCAACCTGCGGGCGCTGCGCTACGGCGGCACCCGGGGCGTGGCGGTGTATGCGGTGCTGAGCTATGTGCTGGGCAGCGTGATCCCGCTGGTGTCGGGCGTGGGGGACGGGATCCAGCCGCTTTTGAGCTATGCCCGGGGCGCCGGGGACCAGCATGCGCTGGCCGGGCTGCGCCGCAAAGGGCTGGGCCTGGCGCTGGGGGCGGCGGCGGTGTGCAGCGCGGTGTGCTTTGCGCTGCGCGCTACCTTGCCCCTGGTCTTCGGGGCGAGCCCTGCGGCGACGGCCGAGGGGGCGGCGGCCATGTGGACCCTGGCCGCGGCCTACCCGTTTATGGCGGTGCTGCGGTTTTATTGCAGCTATTTTTGCGCGGTGGGCGAGCCCAAGGCCAGCAGCATTCTGGCGTACGGCGAGCCGCTGGCCGCGCAGCCGGTTTTTTTGTTCACCCTGCCCCTTTTGTGGGGGCTGGAGGGCGTTTGGATCGCCTACCCGGCGGCGGTGGCAGTGATGGCGGCGACGGCCCTGTGGCTGCTGCGCCGCCACCTGGCGCTGCGGCCACAGGCGGGCGGCGAGGGCGCAGCATAA
- the ade gene encoding adenine deaminase: protein MDGYLLDVAAGRAAADLVLKNAQVLNVFTRRFIPADVALAHGRIAGVGHYSGPAERDCTGLYVCPGFVDAHLHIESSMATPFELAKAVLPWGTTTLVADPHEIVNVCGAAGVSWLLRATGDLPLNVYVMLPSSVPATPFETSGAAFTAADMAPFLGHPRVLGLGEVMCYPAVVAGESAILEKLAAARAAGKMADGHAPQLSGAALQAYAAAGISTEHECTGFAEAREKLEAGLALLIREGSAAHNLPALVTGLLQSGLPTGRCAFCTDDKHLDDIAREGSIRWNVRLAIGLGMPPEEALCMASWNAACLYGLGAELGAVAPGRLADLVLLDDLADVHIREVYKAGVPAGECFAGRTAAPVPKELLHTVRFAPLSPARLALPAPGPLHCIGLVPGQIETKHICEPVPSRGGWFVPDAVYSKLCVIERHGRNGNVAVCPLKGYGIRGGAVATTVAHDSHNIIAAGDNDRDILLAVEHLRQTGGGYALAGGGRLLGAVPLPVAGLLSPAPWREVQQQTAAILAKARSMGIPPQVDPFITLSFIALPVIPSLRLTDRGLFDVERFQLLQPPQ from the coding sequence ATGGACGGATATTTGTTGGACGTGGCGGCCGGCCGGGCGGCGGCGGACCTTGTTTTAAAAAACGCGCAGGTGCTGAACGTGTTCACCCGGCGCTTTATCCCGGCCGACGTCGCCCTCGCCCACGGCCGCATTGCGGGCGTGGGGCATTACAGCGGCCCCGCCGAGCGGGACTGTACCGGCCTGTATGTGTGCCCCGGCTTTGTGGACGCACACCTGCACATCGAGTCCAGCATGGCCACCCCCTTCGAGCTTGCCAAGGCCGTGCTGCCCTGGGGCACCACCACCCTTGTGGCCGACCCTCACGAGATCGTGAACGTGTGCGGCGCGGCGGGCGTGTCCTGGCTGCTGCGCGCCACCGGGGACCTGCCCCTGAACGTGTACGTCATGCTCCCCTCCAGCGTGCCCGCCACCCCCTTCGAAACGAGCGGCGCGGCCTTTACCGCGGCCGACATGGCCCCCTTCCTGGGCCATCCCCGGGTGCTGGGCCTGGGCGAGGTGATGTGCTACCCCGCGGTGGTGGCGGGCGAAAGCGCCATTCTTGAAAAGCTGGCCGCCGCCCGCGCCGCGGGCAAAATGGCCGACGGCCACGCGCCCCAGCTCAGTGGGGCCGCCCTTCAGGCCTACGCCGCGGCGGGCATTTCCACCGAGCACGAGTGCACCGGCTTTGCCGAGGCGCGTGAAAAGCTCGAGGCCGGGCTCGCCCTTCTCATCCGCGAGGGCAGCGCCGCCCACAACCTGCCCGCCCTGGTCACCGGCCTGCTGCAAAGCGGCCTGCCCACCGGGCGCTGCGCCTTCTGCACCGACGACAAGCACCTCGACGACATCGCCCGCGAGGGCAGCATTCGCTGGAACGTGCGCCTTGCCATCGGGCTGGGCATGCCCCCCGAAGAAGCGCTGTGCATGGCCAGCTGGAACGCGGCCTGCCTGTACGGCCTGGGCGCCGAGCTGGGGGCTGTGGCCCCCGGCCGCCTGGCCGACCTGGTCCTGCTGGACGACCTGGCCGATGTGCACATCCGCGAGGTATACAAAGCCGGTGTTCCGGCCGGCGAGTGCTTTGCCGGCCGCACGGCGGCCCCGGTGCCCAAGGAATTGCTGCATACCGTCCGGTTCGCCCCCCTCTCCCCCGCGCGGCTGGCCCTGCCCGCCCCCGGGCCCCTGCACTGCATCGGGCTGGTGCCCGGCCAGATCGAAACCAAACACATCTGCGAGCCGGTGCCCAGCCGGGGCGGCTGGTTTGTTCCCGATGCCGTGTACAGCAAGCTCTGCGTCATCGAGCGGCACGGCAGGAACGGCAACGTGGCCGTTTGCCCCCTCAAGGGCTACGGCATCCGGGGCGGCGCCGTGGCCACCACCGTTGCGCACGACAGCCACAACATCATCGCCGCCGGCGACAACGACCGCGACATCCTGCTGGCTGTTGAGCATCTGCGGCAGACCGGCGGCGGCTACGCGCTGGCCGGCGGCGGCAGGCTTCTGGGCGCCGTGCCGCTGCCCGTGGCGGGGTTGCTCTCCCCCGCGCCCTGGCGCGAAGTGCAGCAGCAGACCGCGGCGATCCTGGCCAAAGCCCGCTCCATGGGCATCCCGCCCCAGGTGGACCCCTTCATCACCCTGTCCTTTATAGCGCTGCCGGTGATCCCCTCGCTGCGGCTTACCGACCGGGGCCTGTTCGATGTGGAGCGGTTCCAGTTGCTGCAGCCGCCGCAATAA
- a CDS encoding GGDEF-domain containing protein, whose product MRKKHELLGYTSMWLVAVLVLIALLAQSVGDARIVNYSGIVRGATQKLVKEELNGQRDDALILRLDGIIDNLQTGRGEYQLNKSYSGAFQTELAELKSLWSDMKTEIDRVRVGEAGGQVLFEMSQRHFELADRMVMSAEEYADTKLIVSISFYLAVLLFSVVIYLTVGRRGRAAVEKSLYSDHLTGILNRAGFEAAADELLRRQPGGEYCLLEFDVDDFKFLNSTYGYELGNELLCALAGALSAAYHGAELCARLDADDFVVLAKRTGREQKTLLELLAQALRTPQLAGVGEFVSFTTGGYEAPAGERVQTMMDKVSLAHTSAKAAGRGCTAWYDARLLERIQQESQMNNRMARALEGGEFRLYLQPKYRLDNLEMYGAEALVRWDYPGRGLVYPDEFIPLFEGSGSIVKLDFYMLEQACIYLRQHIDSGGADFVVSVNFSRVTLYTQGFFAAVLDIVDKYRLPHRCVELEVTESAFNGIVEPVVDKLTALQQKGFSVSMDDFGAGYSSLNLLDKLPIQVLKLDKEFLRENSREERVKHVIAHVVELAHDLGIAVVCEGVETREQMEFLRAAGCDRAQGYYFSRPVPSEALQVPKKQAEKV is encoded by the coding sequence ATGAGAAAAAAGCATGAACTATTGGGCTATACCAGCATGTGGCTTGTGGCGGTGCTGGTGCTGATCGCGCTGCTGGCGCAGAGCGTGGGCGACGCCCGGATCGTGAACTACAGCGGCATTGTGCGGGGGGCGACCCAGAAGCTGGTGAAGGAAGAACTGAACGGCCAGCGGGACGACGCGCTTATTTTGAGGCTGGACGGCATCATTGACAATTTGCAGACCGGGCGGGGGGAATACCAGCTCAACAAGAGTTACAGCGGCGCGTTTCAGACCGAGCTGGCCGAGCTGAAAAGCCTGTGGAGCGACATGAAGACCGAGATCGACCGGGTGCGGGTGGGGGAAGCCGGTGGGCAGGTGCTGTTTGAGATGAGCCAGCGGCACTTTGAACTGGCCGACCGGATGGTGATGAGCGCGGAGGAATACGCGGACACAAAACTGATCGTGTCGATTTCTTTTTACCTGGCGGTGCTGCTGTTCTCGGTGGTGATCTACCTGACGGTGGGCCGCCGGGGCCGCGCCGCGGTGGAAAAGAGCCTTTACAGCGACCATCTGACCGGCATTTTGAACCGGGCCGGGTTTGAGGCCGCCGCGGACGAGCTGCTGCGCCGGCAGCCGGGCGGGGAATACTGCCTGCTGGAATTCGACGTGGACGACTTTAAGTTTTTGAACAGCACCTATGGCTACGAGCTGGGCAACGAGCTGCTGTGCGCGCTGGCCGGGGCGCTGAGCGCGGCGTATCACGGCGCCGAGCTGTGCGCGAGGCTGGACGCGGATGATTTTGTGGTGCTGGCAAAGCGCACCGGCCGCGAACAGAAAACGCTGCTGGAGCTGCTGGCCCAGGCCCTGCGCACGCCGCAGCTTGCTGGCGTGGGGGAATTTGTGAGCTTTACCACGGGCGGCTACGAGGCGCCCGCCGGCGAGCGGGTGCAGACCATGATGGACAAGGTGAGCCTGGCCCACACCAGCGCCAAGGCGGCGGGCCGGGGCTGCACGGCCTGGTACGACGCGCGGCTTTTGGAGCGCATCCAGCAGGAGAGCCAGATGAACAACCGGATGGCCCGCGCGCTGGAGGGGGGCGAATTCCGGCTGTATCTGCAGCCCAAGTACCGGCTGGACAACCTGGAAATGTATGGCGCGGAGGCGCTGGTGCGATGGGATTATCCGGGCCGGGGCCTGGTGTATCCGGACGAATTTATCCCCCTGTTCGAGGGCAGCGGTTCGATTGTGAAGCTGGATTTTTACATGCTGGAACAGGCCTGCATTTACCTGCGCCAGCACATTGACAGCGGCGGCGCGGATTTTGTGGTCTCGGTGAATTTTTCCAGGGTGACCCTTTACACGCAGGGCTTTTTTGCCGCGGTGCTGGACATTGTGGACAAATACCGCCTGCCCCACCGGTGCGTGGAGCTGGAGGTGACCGAGAGCGCGTTCAACGGCATTGTGGAGCCGGTGGTGGACAAGCTGACCGCCTTGCAGCAAAAGGGGTTCAGCGTGTCGATGGACGACTTCGGCGCGGGGTATTCCAGCCTGAACCTGCTGGATAAGCTGCCCATCCAGGTACTGAAGCTGGACAAGGAGTTTTTGAGGGAAAACAGCCGGGAGGAGCGGGTGAAGCACGTGATCGCCCATGTGGTGGAGCTGGCCCACGATTTGGGAATCGCGGTGGTGTGCGAGGGCGTGGAGACCCGGGAACAGATGGAGTTTTTGCGCGCCGCGGGCTGCGACCGGGCCCAGGGGTATTATTTTTCACGCCCCGTGCCCAGCGAAGCGCTGCAGGTGCCCAAAAAGCAGGCGGAGAAGGTGTGA